Proteins from a genomic interval of bacterium:
- a CDS encoding acyl-CoA dehydrogenase, translating to MSLVLTEEQELLKETAAEFLRERAPVTHLRELRDREDTVGFSRELWKEMAALGWAGIPFEEAFGGADLGLAELGVVLEECGRTLAPYPFLSTVVMGGGLVAAGGTDAQKQAILPGVCAGEAILALAFQETGRFAPYAIATKAEASSDGFKLSGEKVFVLDGHVADHLIVAARTSGSAGDRDGLTLFLVDAGTEGCEVIRTNTVDSRNTARVRLSGVATRKDAVLGEIGAGADLLDGIFDRATAAVSAELVGISTEVFERTVTYLKTREQFGALIGTFQALKHRAAHMFCEVELSQAVVLDALRALDEDRPGASRLVSAAKARCSDTASLVTCEGLQMHGGIGMTDEEEIGLFLKRAKVAELALGDAAYHRDRFAQLTGF from the coding sequence TCCCGTGACCCATCTGCGGGAGCTACGCGATCGCGAGGATACGGTTGGATTCTCGAGGGAACTCTGGAAGGAGATGGCCGCCCTCGGCTGGGCGGGAATTCCCTTCGAAGAAGCCTTCGGCGGCGCTGATCTGGGCCTCGCCGAGCTTGGGGTCGTGCTGGAAGAATGCGGACGAACCCTGGCGCCCTACCCCTTCCTCTCCACGGTCGTGATGGGCGGAGGGCTGGTCGCGGCAGGCGGAACCGATGCCCAGAAGCAGGCCATCCTGCCCGGCGTTTGCGCGGGAGAGGCGATCCTCGCGTTGGCCTTCCAGGAGACCGGGCGTTTCGCGCCCTACGCCATCGCCACCAAGGCCGAAGCCAGCAGCGATGGCTTCAAGCTCTCGGGCGAGAAGGTCTTCGTCCTCGACGGGCACGTGGCCGACCACTTGATCGTCGCAGCGCGCACTTCCGGCAGCGCCGGCGACCGAGACGGCTTGACGCTCTTCCTCGTCGACGCTGGCACGGAGGGCTGTGAGGTCATCCGCACCAACACGGTCGATAGTCGCAACACCGCCCGCGTTCGGCTCTCCGGCGTCGCCACCCGGAAGGACGCCGTGTTGGGTGAAATCGGGGCTGGCGCTGACCTGCTGGACGGAATCTTCGATCGTGCAACAGCAGCCGTCTCAGCCGAACTCGTGGGGATCAGCACAGAGGTGTTCGAGCGCACCGTCACCTACCTGAAGACCCGGGAGCAATTCGGGGCCCTGATCGGAACGTTCCAGGCGTTGAAGCATCGAGCCGCCCATATGTTCTGCGAGGTCGAGCTATCCCAGGCGGTCGTTCTCGACGCGCTCCGGGCGCTCGACGAAGACCGGCCCGGAGCCAGCCGACTGGTGAGTGCGGCCAAGGCTCGCTGCTCCGACACGGCCAGTCTGGTCACCTGCGAAGGCCTGCAAATGCATGGTGGGATCGGGATGACCGACGAGGAAGAGATCGGCCTGTTCTTGAAGCGGGCGAAAGTTGCGGAGCTCGCTCTTGGCGACGCTGCCTACCATCGAGATCGGTTCGCCCAACTGACGGGCTTCTGA